From a single Pseudorasbora parva isolate DD20220531a chromosome 15, ASM2467924v1, whole genome shotgun sequence genomic region:
- the si:ch211-153j24.3 gene encoding protein c-Fos isoform X2, whose amino-acid sequence MPKTASVSQVSAEQLLHTPAADMKDTQTGILKDADAPFVPTVTAVASAPDLKWMVLSTDISSVSPCRHDKPQSSSHSTDAKPARKTFTGRRKGVKDQLSPEEEERKKIRRERNKLAAAKCRNRRRELTNSLQAETDNLEEDKAALQSEIANLLKEKERLELILSAHEPHCKLTEERAAETEEQTPAQDEQTPAPTASPQQADPTSTAIFGDSDVLLCSSAELCAAEAEPYIDMRDVSMEDISNVIDSGDDMDLLVPDIDLTSSLGLSEWETLYMSMGGGLEPLSSPTCSPTCSSTNAVPVFSFNSADVEKHDTGKEGKPNAAKEILKTL is encoded by the exons ATGCCTAAAACCGCGAGTGTTTCTCAGGTGTCTGCAGAACAGCTGCTGCACACACCAGCTGCTGACATGAAGGATACGCAG ACCGGTATTCTGAAGGATGCTGATGCTCCCTTTGTTCCAACGGTCACTGCTGTTGCTTCAGCTCCAGATCTCAAGTGGATGGTCCTGTCGACTGACATCTCTTCAGTGTCGCCCTGTAGACACGACAAACCACAGAGCTCATCTCACTCCACAGATGCCAAACCGGCTCGAAAGACCTTCACTGGCCGGAGAAAGGGGGTGAAAGATCAG CTTTCTCCAGAAGAAGAGGAGAGGAAGAAAATCAGAAGAGAAAGAAATAAACTCGCAGCCGCCAAGTGTCGAAATCGTAGGCGAGAACTAACCAACAGTCTCCAAGCT GAAACCGATAATCTCGAGGAGGACAAAGCAGCTCTGCAGTCCGAGATTGCCAATCTGTTAAAGGAGAAAGAACGGCTCGAACTCATCCTTTCTGCTCACGAACCCCACTGTAAACTCACGGAGGAGAGGGCGGCGGAGACCGAGGAACAAACCCCAGCCCAGGACGAGCAGACTCCAGCTCCCACCGCCTCCCCTCAGCAGGCTGACCCCACCAGCACTGCGATCTTTGGGGACTCTGACGTCCTTCTGTGTTCCAGTGCCGAACTGTGCGCCGCTGAGGCAGAACCGTACATCGATATGAGGGATGTGTCCATGGAAGACATTAGCAACGTGATAGACAGCGGCGATGACATGGATCTGTTAGTGCCAGATATCGACCTCACCAGCTCTCTGGGCCTGAGTGAATGGGAAACCCTGTACATGTCAATGGGCGGCGGGCTAGAACCTCTCAGCTCGCCTACATGCAGCCCCACCTGCAGCAGCACCAACGCTGTGCCCGTCTTCAGCTTCAAcagtgcagatgtggagaagcATGACACTGGCAAAGAGGGCAAACCTAATGCAGCCAAAGAAATCTTGAAGACTTTATGA
- the si:ch211-153j24.3 gene encoding protein c-Fos isoform X1 encodes MPKTASVSQVSAEQLLHTPAADMKDTQKTGILKDADAPFVPTVTAVASAPDLKWMVLSTDISSVSPCRHDKPQSSSHSTDAKPARKTFTGRRKGVKDQLSPEEEERKKIRRERNKLAAAKCRNRRRELTNSLQAETDNLEEDKAALQSEIANLLKEKERLELILSAHEPHCKLTEERAAETEEQTPAQDEQTPAPTASPQQADPTSTAIFGDSDVLLCSSAELCAAEAEPYIDMRDVSMEDISNVIDSGDDMDLLVPDIDLTSSLGLSEWETLYMSMGGGLEPLSSPTCSPTCSSTNAVPVFSFNSADVEKHDTGKEGKPNAAKEILKTL; translated from the exons ATGCCTAAAACCGCGAGTGTTTCTCAGGTGTCTGCAGAACAGCTGCTGCACACACCAGCTGCTGACATGAAGGATACGCAG AAGACCGGTATTCTGAAGGATGCTGATGCTCCCTTTGTTCCAACGGTCACTGCTGTTGCTTCAGCTCCAGATCTCAAGTGGATGGTCCTGTCGACTGACATCTCTTCAGTGTCGCCCTGTAGACACGACAAACCACAGAGCTCATCTCACTCCACAGATGCCAAACCGGCTCGAAAGACCTTCACTGGCCGGAGAAAGGGGGTGAAAGATCAG CTTTCTCCAGAAGAAGAGGAGAGGAAGAAAATCAGAAGAGAAAGAAATAAACTCGCAGCCGCCAAGTGTCGAAATCGTAGGCGAGAACTAACCAACAGTCTCCAAGCT GAAACCGATAATCTCGAGGAGGACAAAGCAGCTCTGCAGTCCGAGATTGCCAATCTGTTAAAGGAGAAAGAACGGCTCGAACTCATCCTTTCTGCTCACGAACCCCACTGTAAACTCACGGAGGAGAGGGCGGCGGAGACCGAGGAACAAACCCCAGCCCAGGACGAGCAGACTCCAGCTCCCACCGCCTCCCCTCAGCAGGCTGACCCCACCAGCACTGCGATCTTTGGGGACTCTGACGTCCTTCTGTGTTCCAGTGCCGAACTGTGCGCCGCTGAGGCAGAACCGTACATCGATATGAGGGATGTGTCCATGGAAGACATTAGCAACGTGATAGACAGCGGCGATGACATGGATCTGTTAGTGCCAGATATCGACCTCACCAGCTCTCTGGGCCTGAGTGAATGGGAAACCCTGTACATGTCAATGGGCGGCGGGCTAGAACCTCTCAGCTCGCCTACATGCAGCCCCACCTGCAGCAGCACCAACGCTGTGCCCGTCTTCAGCTTCAAcagtgcagatgtggagaagcATGACACTGGCAAAGAGGGCAAACCTAATGCAGCCAAAGAAATCTTGAAGACTTTATGA
- the fosab gene encoding v-fos FBJ murine osteosarcoma viral oncogene homolog Ab, translated as MMFTSLNADGDASSRCSTASPSGESVGYYPLSQNQEFTDLSVSSASFVPTVTAISSCPDLQWMVQPMISSIAPSNGGARTYNPNPYPKMRVTGTKSNKRSRAEQLSPEEEEKKKIRRERNKMAAAKCRNRRRELTDTLQAETDQLEDEKSVLQNDIANLLKEKERLEFILAAHKPICKIPGDTVASFPEPSVSPMMVTDSVPEIHSVTTSVVSSPSASVTTSSSSSLFSSTTSTDSFSSTLRISDLEPTLEESLELLAKAELETARSVPDVDLSNSMYTQDWEPLYTPANNDLEPLCTPVVTCTPACTTYTSSFMFTYPENDVFPSCGPTHRRGSSSNEHSSESLNSPTLLTL; from the exons ATGATGTTTACCAGCCTTAACGCCGACGGTGACGCGTCTTCCCGGTGCAGCACGGCGTCGCCGAGCGGCGAGAGCGTCGGGTATTACCCGCTCAGCCAGAATCAG GAGTTCACAGATCTGAGTGTCTCAAGTGCCTCTTTCGTGCCGACTGTCACGGCGATCTCTTCTTGCCCGGACCTGCAGTGGATGGTTCAGCCCATGATTTCATCCATTGCGCCATCCAACGGTGGAGCTCGAACTTACAACCCGAACCCTTACCCCAAAATGAGGGTCACTGGAACAAAGTCCAACAAGAGATCCCGAGCTGAACAG CTTTCTCCAGAGgaggaagaaaagaaaaaaatccgcAGGGAACGCAATAAGATGGCTGCTGCTAAATGCCGCAACCGTAGACGAGAGCTCACTGATACGCTGCAAGCT GAAACTGACCAACTTGAGGATGAGAAATCTGTTCTTCAAAACGACATCGCCAACCTGCTCAAAGAGAAGGAGAGGTTAGAGTTCATCCTCGCTGCACACAAACCCATCTGCAAGATCCCCGGGGACACGGTCGCCAGCTTCCCAGAGCCGTCCGTCTCGCCCATGATGGTCACCGATTCGGTCCCCGAAATCCACAGCGTCACTACCTCAGTAGTCTCCTCACCAAGCGCATCGGTTACAACCTCTTCCAGCAGCTCGCTGTTTTCCAGCACAACCTCCACCGACAGCTTCAGCTCCACGCTGAGGATCTCAGACCTGGAGCCCACCTTGGAGGAGTCTCTGGAGCTCTTGGCCAAAGCCGAGCTGGAGACGGCTCGCTCTGTCCCCGACGTGGACCTTTCTAACTCAATGTACACTCAAGACTGGGAGCCGCTCTACACACCCGCTAACAACGACCTGGAGCCCCTTTGCACACCTGTGGTCACCTGCACTCCGGCCTGCACCACCTATACGTCTTCCTTTATGTTCACCTACCCAGAAAACGACGTCTTCCCCAGCTGTGGGCCGACGCACCGGAGGGGCAGCAGCAGCAACGAGCATTCATCCGAGTCCTTGAACTCCCCAACCCTCCTCACTCTTTGA